The Fibrobacter succinogenes genome has a window encoding:
- a CDS encoding ImmA/IrrE family metallo-endopeptidase, giving the protein MAELSIFSSRLKNARIMMGLSMDELCASMGNKVSKMTISKYEKGLMAPSSDIVIALSKALHQPIDYFFRPFAVQVESVRFRKKSSLPQKKENGIREAIADLMERYINIEEICGDETIQSPLPRISASSSKEVKAAAAKIRKEWNLGLDGIVNVIDLLERNGVKVIEIDAPDSFDGMSSLVNEKFHVVILNKTFSVERKRFTALHELGHLVLQFPKNINNKQEETFCHLFASEMLLPESELKRILGSTRKDISYQELKAIQLSYGISCDAIMYKAKDCGIISEQRFRTFCIQKNRAKGFKALIERTLFHQETSTRFVSLVYKALSKELITTSKAANLLHQDIEQVRRDLALV; this is encoded by the coding sequence ATGGCGGAACTTTCTATTTTTTCATCAAGGCTTAAAAATGCCCGCATCATGATGGGGCTTTCTATGGATGAACTCTGCGCGTCTATGGGAAACAAAGTCTCAAAGATGACCATTTCCAAATACGAAAAAGGTTTGATGGCTCCAAGCAGCGATATCGTCATCGCATTGTCAAAAGCACTTCACCAGCCTATTGATTATTTCTTTAGGCCCTTTGCCGTACAGGTCGAATCTGTTCGATTCCGCAAAAAAAGTTCTCTCCCGCAAAAAAAAGAGAACGGCATCCGCGAAGCCATTGCGGACCTTATGGAACGTTATATCAACATCGAAGAAATCTGCGGCGATGAAACGATACAATCGCCCCTTCCCCGCATAAGCGCATCTTCGTCCAAAGAAGTCAAGGCAGCAGCAGCTAAAATCCGCAAAGAATGGAACCTTGGTCTAGACGGCATCGTGAATGTTATTGACTTGCTCGAACGAAACGGAGTAAAAGTTATCGAAATTGATGCACCAGATTCATTCGATGGCATGAGTTCTCTAGTCAATGAAAAATTCCATGTAGTCATTCTAAACAAAACTTTTTCCGTCGAAAGAAAACGCTTTACAGCGCTACATGAACTTGGACATTTGGTTCTGCAATTCCCTAAAAACATCAACAATAAGCAAGAAGAAACTTTCTGTCACCTGTTTGCTAGCGAAATGTTGCTTCCCGAATCAGAACTCAAACGAATTCTCGGGAGCACTCGAAAAGACATTTCATATCAGGAGCTGAAAGCGATTCAACTTTCTTACGGAATTTCTTGTGACGCCATCATGTACAAAGCAAAAGATTGCGGCATCATTTCGGAACAACGATTCCGCACCTTCTGCATCCAGAAAAACCGAGCAAAAGGATTCAAGGCTCTTATCGAAAGAACCTTATTTCACCAAGAAACGTCAACCCGTTTCGTTAGCCTAGTTTACAAGGCTCTGAGCAAAGAACTTATTACTACATCCAAGGCTGCAAACCTTTTG
- a CDS encoding YgiQ family radical SAM protein yields the protein MYDPRFLPICKEDLDELGWDYVDVIIISADAYVDHPCFGHAVVGRLLEHEGLRVAILPQPNWRDDLRDFKKLGKPRLFFAISSGMDSMVNHYTAAKRLRSDDAFTPGNKAGFRPDYATYTYAKILKKLYPDVPLLIGGLESSLRRVTHYDYWSNKLKPSILFDTQADILVYGMGEKPLKEIVRLLKKGVPFSSLNSVPQTAYLAPKGNVPKNSKWEDLRLYSYEECLESKRNQIENCRRVDIECNKWFQHRILQDVAEQTVVINPAYPPMEYGELDESFEYPYAREPHPRYKKRGNIPAFDMIKFSINTHRGCFGGCSFCAINAHQGKFIASRSRESILREVEIVTNMEGFAGTITDLGGPSANMYNMRGRDPSRCQKCARASCLTPNICDNMDTHHAEILSLYREVRNHPKVKHLFIGSGVRYDMLLQETNDEELRKDHEEYARELIDYHVSGRLKVAPEHTSDAVLKLMRKPSFTLFHKFKEFFDDECKRIGKKQQLIPYFISSHPGCTEADMAELALETKQLGFQLEQVQDFTPTPMTIATEMFYAEMTPDGKPLFVAKTPEEKANQKQFFFWYIPANRPHLREVLERLKMGKVSRLLLSRTAMAEGKEYFPSKEREQNEDFRNREMQKRDERTNALRPKKEKVKNRWRDEGYEGRSFNEGRGGRFGENRGESQREPREFQFREERFSESRGNRFERNEEGRENWRNENRDRFEREGERQERRGFHSERRFDDRRGNVFEDRRDFDRNGDRRGNQQNAPFREHRNVEDKNRFNSGEINLASRRSHGKGFKKPTFKK from the coding sequence ATGTACGATCCTCGATTTTTACCCATTTGCAAAGAAGACCTGGACGAACTCGGTTGGGATTACGTTGACGTGATTATCATCAGCGCCGACGCTTACGTGGACCACCCTTGCTTTGGGCATGCGGTTGTCGGACGACTTTTGGAACATGAAGGTTTACGCGTGGCGATTTTGCCGCAGCCGAATTGGCGCGATGACTTGCGCGATTTTAAGAAGCTTGGCAAGCCGCGACTTTTCTTTGCGATTTCGAGCGGCATGGATTCCATGGTGAACCACTACACTGCCGCCAAGCGCCTCCGCAGCGACGATGCCTTTACGCCGGGGAACAAGGCCGGATTCCGCCCGGATTACGCGACATACACGTACGCCAAGATTTTGAAGAAGCTCTACCCCGATGTGCCGCTCCTCATTGGCGGACTCGAATCGAGCTTGCGCCGCGTGACGCATTACGACTACTGGAGCAACAAACTCAAGCCGAGCATTCTGTTCGATACGCAGGCCGATATTCTCGTTTACGGTATGGGCGAAAAACCGCTGAAAGAAATTGTTCGTTTGCTCAAAAAAGGCGTTCCGTTTTCGAGTCTGAATTCCGTTCCGCAAACCGCCTACTTGGCACCCAAGGGGAACGTCCCGAAGAACAGCAAGTGGGAAGACTTGCGACTGTACAGCTACGAAGAATGTCTGGAAAGCAAGAGGAACCAAATCGAGAACTGCCGCCGAGTCGATATCGAATGCAACAAGTGGTTCCAGCACCGCATTCTGCAAGATGTCGCGGAACAGACCGTGGTCATAAACCCCGCTTACCCACCGATGGAATACGGCGAACTGGACGAAAGTTTTGAATACCCCTACGCCCGTGAGCCGCACCCGCGCTACAAGAAACGCGGCAACATTCCGGCGTTTGACATGATCAAGTTCAGCATCAACACACACCGCGGCTGTTTTGGCGGTTGCAGTTTCTGCGCCATCAATGCGCACCAGGGCAAGTTCATCGCAAGCCGTAGCCGCGAAAGCATTCTGCGCGAAGTCGAAATCGTGACGAATATGGAAGGCTTTGCCGGAACGATCACAGATCTCGGCGGCCCCAGCGCGAACATGTACAACATGCGTGGCCGCGACCCCAGCCGTTGTCAAAAATGCGCCCGAGCAAGCTGCCTTACGCCCAATATTTGCGACAACATGGACACGCACCACGCCGAAATCTTGAGCCTTTATCGCGAAGTGCGCAACCATCCGAAAGTGAAGCACCTGTTCATCGGAAGCGGCGTGCGTTACGACATGCTCTTACAAGAGACAAATGACGAAGAACTCCGCAAGGACCACGAGGAATACGCCCGCGAACTCATCGACTACCATGTGAGTGGACGCTTGAAAGTTGCACCCGAACACACAAGCGACGCCGTGCTGAAACTGATGCGCAAGCCGAGCTTTACGCTGTTCCACAAGTTCAAAGAATTCTTTGACGACGAATGCAAACGCATCGGCAAAAAGCAGCAGCTGATTCCGTACTTTATCAGTAGCCATCCGGGATGCACCGAAGCCGACATGGCAGAACTTGCGCTCGAAACAAAGCAATTGGGTTTCCAGTTGGAACAAGTGCAAGACTTTACGCCAACGCCGATGACCATTGCCACCGAGATGTTCTACGCCGAAATGACGCCGGATGGAAAGCCTCTCTTTGTCGCCAAAACGCCCGAAGAAAAGGCAAACCAAAAGCAATTCTTCTTCTGGTACATTCCGGCGAACCGCCCGCACTTGCGCGAAGTTCTGGAACGACTCAAGATGGGTAAGGTCAGTCGCTTGCTGCTGAGCCGTACTGCAATGGCCGAGGGCAAGGAATACTTCCCAAGCAAGGAACGCGAACAGAACGAAGACTTCCGCAATCGCGAAATGCAAAAGCGCGACGAACGCACGAACGCATTACGCCCGAAAAAAGAGAAAGTCAAGAATCGCTGGCGCGACGAAGGGTACGAAGGTCGTAGCTTCAACGAAGGCCGCGGAGGCCGCTTTGGCGAGAATCGTGGGGAATCGCAAAGGGAACCACGCGAATTCCAGTTCCGCGAAGAACGCTTTAGTGAAAGTCGCGGAAACCGCTTTGAACGTAATGAAGAAGGTCGCGAGAACTGGCGAAACGAGAATCGCGACCGCTTTGAACGCGAGGGAGAACGCCAAGAACGTCGCGGATTCCACAGTGAGCGCCGATTTGACGACCGCCGTGGCAATGTTTTCGAAGACCGCCGCGATTTCGACCGCAATGGGGATCGCCGCGGGAACCAGCAAAATGCGCCGTTCCGCGAACACCGCAATGTCGAAGACAAGAACCGTTTCAACAGCGGCGAGATAAACCTCGCCAGCCGCCGCTCACACGGTAAAGGTTTCAAGAAACCGACGTTTAAGAAGTAA
- a CDS encoding fibrobacter succinogenes major paralogous domain-containing protein produces MTKIRGYIFAALLTVVAACSGDVDDTLSDNNPSGTFEIIKTPDSTSSKSSSSFSRIKKTDIHFSNHVEIIVFSSSEAPSSSSKAPVSSSSKPAVKSSSSNAKSSSSVPPSSSSAPQSSSSSDAPKSSATLYFYDCTEHNCITTEFLNPDISYGEFLDKRDDQVYRTIVISNHVWTAQNMNYKIESDENDEINSWCYDNEPENCKKFGRLYTWEAAKKVCPEGWHLPTEDEWQELIAEHSCDIVIKDGNPPVYRCAGTSLKAIDSWGNGLENTNEYGFSVVAAGIVNSGAFMNKGITGYLWASTTQYESLATLVIFEYNEDYTRFVLTKPNSGLSVRCVKGNAE; encoded by the coding sequence ATGACCAAAATCAGGGGATACATATTCGCCGCATTACTCACCGTCGTAGCAGCTTGTAGCGGCGACGTTGACGATACACTTAGCGACAACAATCCCTCCGGCACCTTCGAAATCATCAAGACTCCTGACAGCACCTCTAGCAAAAGTTCTAGTTCATTTTCGCGCATCAAAAAAACAGATATCCACTTTTCGAACCACGTCGAAATTATCGTATTTTCGTCAAGTGAAGCACCCTCGTCATCTAGCAAAGCTCCTGTTTCGAGCAGCTCTAAACCCGCGGTCAAATCCTCATCTTCAAATGCAAAGTCGTCTAGCTCCGTGCCGCCAAGCTCTAGTTCTGCTCCGCAAAGCAGCTCCAGTTCCGACGCCCCCAAGTCAAGCGCCACACTCTATTTTTACGATTGCACCGAGCACAACTGTATCACCACAGAATTCTTGAATCCCGATATTTCTTATGGCGAATTTTTAGACAAGCGCGATGACCAGGTTTACCGCACCATCGTCATTAGCAATCATGTGTGGACCGCACAAAACATGAACTATAAAATCGAGAGCGATGAGAACGACGAAATAAACAGCTGGTGTTACGACAACGAACCAGAAAACTGCAAAAAATTTGGAAGACTCTACACATGGGAAGCCGCAAAAAAAGTTTGTCCTGAAGGTTGGCATTTACCCACCGAAGATGAATGGCAAGAACTCATCGCAGAGCACTCTTGCGATATTGTGATAAAAGACGGAAATCCGCCCGTATATCGTTGCGCAGGAACATCGCTGAAAGCAATTGACAGCTGGGGAAACGGCCTCGAAAACACCAACGAATACGGATTTTCTGTCGTTGCCGCAGGGATCGTAAATTCAGGGGCCTTCATGAACAAGGGTATAACGGGCTACCTGTGGGCCTCAACAACACAATATGAATCACTCGCAACCCTAGTCATATTTGAATATAACGAAGATTACACAAGATTCGTATTGACAAAACCAAACTCCGGGCTTTCTGTCCGTTGCGTCAAAGGGAACGCGGAATAA